The window GTGCTTATTATGGACAAGAGAAAAGAAACAATTGAATAATTTGATCATACGATGTTGCATACATATGCAGTCTCTGCTAATCATCTTGTGCGTTTCTGAGCTCCTTATGGTTTAGCATAGTTAAGTCAATTATGAAATCGACATTTTGTCCTGGCTTTTTTATTTTGACATTTTTGGCATGGTTTTGTACATTGTATAAGATGCTTATTTCGGTTCTCCTGGCAGTTATTTGCTTATGACACAGCTAAGAAGGCTTTGACCCCTAAGGATAGAGAACTACCCAAACTTCCCATCCCCTCGTCGGTCGTCGCAGGGGCATTTGCTGGAGTCAGCTCAACCCTCTGTACATATCCTTTGGAACTACTCAAGACTCGACTAACTATACAGGTTCGCAAAAACCCGTCGAGTGTTTATCTTGCATATAcatttttcattttatttgtGTCGCTTGTGCAGAGAGACATGTACGACAATCTTCTACATGCTTTCCTGAAGATCGTACGTGAGGAAGGTCCTTCGGAGCTGTACAGAGGTCTTACTCCAAGCCTCATAGGAGTCATGCCGTATGCTGCCACTAATTACTTTGCTTATGATACCCTAAAGAAACTTTACAGAAAGACATTCAAGATGGAGGAAATCGGCAATGTTGCCACTCTTCTGATTGGTTCAGCAGCTGGTGCTCTTTCCAGCAGCACCACATTTCCGCTCGAAGTTGCTCGGAAGCATATGCAGGTCGGAGCCGTTGGTGGCAGGAAGGTCTACAAGAACATGCTTCACGTGCTCTTGAGCATACTGGAGAAGGAAGGGATCGGAGGGCTCTACAAAGGGTTGGGGCCGAGCTGCATGAAGTTGGTGCCTGCTGCTGGGATCTCATTCATGTGCTATGAGGCTCGCAAGAAGATCTTAATCGACGAGGCAGAGGAGGATGCATAATTCTATTATATTCCCCTAACAAAGATGACGGAACCACGAACTAAGAGATTTTGAAGCTTTCGAGCACTTGAAGTTTTTTCGCAtgttgtttagattttttttagattaaaaatattatatttaataatgatGCAGAATGTAGCTGATAAGTCAGTCGTTGTCATcagtttattagaagagaaaaaTTTTGCCATCACTGTAGACTTCTTTTCTGTTCCTCATCAATAAACTGTAGTTTAGATAATACAACTGAACAGTAGTTTCATTGCTTCTTGTTCTTTGCCTTCTATATCATTGCTTTTCTAGGAGTCCGGTTTTGTGCTTGATATTATTGGCTGAAGTAAGTTTAAGAGACTGCTTTTGTCCATTTACAGGTGGATGGCAATGACTGTTCATCTGTGGCAACGATCATTGATCTATTGTGGTTCTTATAACATGATAATTAAGATTAAGAACATGACATATGAAGGCAATGACAGTTCATCTGTGGCAACGATCATTGATCTATTGTGGTTCTTAAAACATGATAATTAAGACTAAGAACATGACATGAAATGTAGAATATGATGAGCTTTGATGCCGTTGGCATTCAAAGTTTTGCATGAACAAATATTGCCTCCTAAACTACCCTACCCTTTCGGGAGGCACAAAAAGCCTTTCATCAATTTGATTTCTCAGTTGCAAGTCGCTTAAAATTTAGTCCCCGACGAATCTAACCAGCAAGCATCAATTGAGACAAATCTAACCAGCAAGCATCAATTGAGACGAAACAAATGTGTTGCCATCAACTCGAAGAAAATGACATCAATCAAATAACCTTGATCATAAATAATGAGAAAAAACAAATATGTTCTTTAATTCACAGAAATAACCCACAAGGTAAATAACAATATTGTTCAGTCAACCCAAGAAAACAAAAACAGAGATGGGATTCATTCGTTCAGTTCTGCTCCTCACCATCTTCAGCATCTCTCTCTGTTGCTGCAGCCATCAACTCATCGAAGTTTTCCGTCTTCCCTAGCAATATCTCAATCTGTGCAGGAGACTCGAATCAAGCACAACTATGAGTCATCATAATTCTAGCAAGTCTTACCTTTGCTTTCTGCATAGGTCGTCCCCTGGATTCATCCTTCACATCAACCATAGACGTCATAATCTCTGCAGATTTGTTTTCgaaaaaaaaattaactataaAGAGCCTCGACTCTGGTATTCTTTCCAAATTGTAATCTAACAGGTGAAAATGAGAATCCAAAATCTTACTCCTCTCAACAGCGAGACCGTTGTTTTTGAGAATCTCAGCAATGGTGACTACAGTTGCGATGGCTGAAAAGTTCAACGAATGCACGATAACAAATGATCATCCATGGTAAGGTGAAATTTGTTACAAGCAAACTACATCAGCATAAGTATCCTCTGTCTGTGTCAACTAGAAATTTAACTTTTCAGACACAAGCAACTACTGTAgcaacattattattttttatttcactTGAGTTTGAGCTCAGTAGATAGGGCATCATCAACTGGATAACATGAACATTCCATGAGTTCCGAATGATAGAATGTAAGCATACAAATCTCCTACATTGTTTTCACTAGTGAAAGATTccgttgcatcttcttctttttttaagttAGCTCGATATACATAAGCAGAGAATTCcagttccttttcttcttccaatTCTCCAACTCGTACGAATATCTAGTTGATTATTAAAAAATTCGACACCAGAAAATTTCTCAAGACAAAGCAAGCAGTCAAGCATTAACACCGTGGAACTTTACAAAGGGAAAAAAAGTGAAGGATCACCCAAAGGAAGCCTATGAAACATCGATAGCTCTAATTGTTTGTTGGACATGGAGATGTGCCTGGATATGTGTCTTGATCAGCTAAGCACAAGAGCATAATAAACCGACAGGCTAttagatcataacaattggtagcaAAATAATTCTGTTACACATATGCCATTCTCACAATTTACCTGTTAAGACATAAATGAGAGTCCAATCCATCAAATTAGTTTCAGCATAAGAAGAATTACCAAGACCATAGCCCAAAGAAATATAGACTTGAATAGTGCTTGTTCGTgcggaaaaagatatatattgcgAAATCAGTTACACCCAACATTGATAGGAGGAACGATAATAGTAGAGCAAGGAAGCAATACCCATTCCAAGAGCCGAAAGCTCCACTTCATTGTGTTGCTGCATGTACCTCTGCAACCAAAAGTATCATAGAGTTATCGACTATTACAACGAATAAGAGATACGCAGAGCACCCGAACCTCAATCATGGACACTAAAAGATATCAACTTGAGGCCGAAATTAAGAGAAAAAGC of the Musa acuminata AAA Group cultivar baxijiao chromosome BXJ2-10, Cavendish_Baxijiao_AAA, whole genome shotgun sequence genome contains:
- the LOC135580874 gene encoding adenine nucleotide transporter BT1, chloroplastic/mitochondrial-like, with product MADKRLQAVAVGKKSDAFLLPFPGLGFSWNPQEGFYRSDSLFASVGQMGVGFGVSPNSPKPTNDSAKVPGTDLYVKYVSPEVGCRVLGAATASAVEATDVIEEAVVRKNEKKGGLKVEIRIGNPHFRRLVSGAIAGAVSRTTVAPLETIRTHLMVGSNGNSTAEVLQSIMKTEGRKGLFRGNFVNVIRVAPSKAIELFAYDTAKKALTPKDRELPKLPIPSSVVAGAFAGVSSTLCTYPLELLKTRLTIQRDMYDNLLHAFLKIVREEGPSELYRGLTPSLIGVMPYAATNYFAYDTLKKLYRKTFKMEEIGNVATLLIGSAAGALSSSTTFPLEVARKHMQVGAVGGRKVYKNMLHVLLSILEKEGIGGLYKGLGPSCMKLVPAAGISFMCYEARKKILIDEAEEDA
- the LOC135626050 gene encoding uncharacterized protein At2g34160-like; the encoded protein is MEEVTEGINNLSVNADSYKKNRIQVSNTKKPLFFYVNLAKRYMQQHNEVELSALGMAIATVVTIAEILKNNGLAVERKIMTSMVDVKDESRGRPMQKAKIEILLGKTENFDELMAAATERDAEDGEEQN